Proteins encoded within one genomic window of Rhinolophus sinicus isolate RSC01 linkage group LG05, ASM3656204v1, whole genome shotgun sequence:
- the LOC109451004 gene encoding HLA class II histocompatibility antigen, DM alpha chain isoform X1, whose translation MDHEKNRGAALLRLLHLLWLLPHSWTALQVPTSGWRNDLQNHTFLHTMFCQNGTPSVGLSETYDGDQLFSFDFSRNTRVPRLPEFADWAQKSGNNSTILFDKGFCEIMMQHIGPRLEGQIPVSRGFPVVEVFTLKPLEFGKPNTLVCFVSNLFPPTLTVNWQHHSTPVEGVGPTFVSAVDGLSFQAFAYLNFTPSHSDLFSCIVTHEIDSYTAIAYWVPQNALPSDLLENVLCGLAFGLGLLGILAGSVLIVYFRRPCSGGMSGHLEGLASVSRAEAH comes from the exons ATGGATCATGAGAAGAACCGGGGAGCTGCGCTCCTGCGGCTGCTACACCTTCTGTGGCTGCTGCCCCACTCCTGGACCGCCCTTCAAG TTCCTACTTCAGGATGGCGGAATGATCTGCAAAACCACACATTCCTGCACACCATGTTCTGTCAGAATGGGACTCCCAGCGTGGGACTTTCTGAGACCTATGACGGGGACCAGCTTTTCTCCTTCGACTTTTCCCGGAATACTCGAGTACCTCGCCTGCCTGAATTTGCTGACTGGGCGCAGAAGTCTGGAAATAATTCTACCATTCTCTTTGACAAAGGATTCTGCGAAATCATGATGCAGCACATAGGCCCACGACTTGAAGGGCAAATCCCAGTGTCTAGAG GGTTTCCTGTCGTTGAGGTGTTCACGCTGAAGCCCCTGGAGTTCGGCAAGCCCAACACGCTGGTCTGTTTTGTCAGTAATCTCTTCCCGCCCACGTTGACGGTGAACTGGCAGCATCATTCCACCCCTGTGGAAGGAGTCGGGCCCACTTTTGTCTCAGCCGTTGATGGACTAAGCTTCCAGGCCTTTGCTTACTTAAACTTCACACCGTCACACTCTGACCTTTTTTCCTGCATCGTGACTCATGAAATTGACAGCTACACAGCAATTGCCTATTGGG TGCCCCAGAACGCGCTGCCTTCAGATCTTCTGGAAAACGTGCTGTGTGGCCTGGCCTTCGGCCTGGGGTTGCTGGGCATCCTTGCTGGCTCCGTCCTTATCGTCTACTTCCGGAGGCCTTGCTCAGGTGGTATGTCGGGGCATCTGGAGGGACTGGCTAGCGTCAGCCGCGCGGAGGCAC ACTGA
- the LOC109451004 gene encoding HLA class II histocompatibility antigen, DM alpha chain isoform X2 encodes MDHEKNRGAALLRLLHLLWLLPHSWTALQVPTSGWRNDLQNHTFLHTMFCQNGTPSVGLSETYDGDQLFSFDFSRNTRVPRLPEFADWAQKSGNNSTILFDKGFCEIMMQHIGPRLEGQIPVSRGFPVVEVFTLKPLEFGKPNTLVCFVSNLFPPTLTVNWQHHSTPVEGVGPTFVSAVDGLSFQAFAYLNFTPSHSDLFSCIVTHEIDSYTAIAYWVPQNALPSDLLENVLCGLAFGLGLLGILAGSVLIVYFRRPCSGD; translated from the exons ATGGATCATGAGAAGAACCGGGGAGCTGCGCTCCTGCGGCTGCTACACCTTCTGTGGCTGCTGCCCCACTCCTGGACCGCCCTTCAAG TTCCTACTTCAGGATGGCGGAATGATCTGCAAAACCACACATTCCTGCACACCATGTTCTGTCAGAATGGGACTCCCAGCGTGGGACTTTCTGAGACCTATGACGGGGACCAGCTTTTCTCCTTCGACTTTTCCCGGAATACTCGAGTACCTCGCCTGCCTGAATTTGCTGACTGGGCGCAGAAGTCTGGAAATAATTCTACCATTCTCTTTGACAAAGGATTCTGCGAAATCATGATGCAGCACATAGGCCCACGACTTGAAGGGCAAATCCCAGTGTCTAGAG GGTTTCCTGTCGTTGAGGTGTTCACGCTGAAGCCCCTGGAGTTCGGCAAGCCCAACACGCTGGTCTGTTTTGTCAGTAATCTCTTCCCGCCCACGTTGACGGTGAACTGGCAGCATCATTCCACCCCTGTGGAAGGAGTCGGGCCCACTTTTGTCTCAGCCGTTGATGGACTAAGCTTCCAGGCCTTTGCTTACTTAAACTTCACACCGTCACACTCTGACCTTTTTTCCTGCATCGTGACTCATGAAATTGACAGCTACACAGCAATTGCCTATTGGG TGCCCCAGAACGCGCTGCCTTCAGATCTTCTGGAAAACGTGCTGTGTGGCCTGGCCTTCGGCCTGGGGTTGCTGGGCATCCTTGCTGGCTCCGTCCTTATCGTCTACTTCCGGAGGCCTTGCTCAGGTG ACTGA